The following proteins are co-located in the Helicobacter acinonychis genome:
- a CDS encoding LutC/YkgG family protein, whose protein sequence is MSKDLILNRIKEAKAKHTIKGANPTYKNIIKVEFEDLVEEYKHFQVLNKAEVIESDKENLEQAILKALENFKSEKILHATDLDLNFEAFKDFTLQPYDKEIEAMREELFNIDTALLHGACGISSLGMIGAVSSHASPRLLSLITLNCIILLKKESIVRNLSEGMQALKNQSKNGVLPTNMLLIGGPSRTADIELKTVFGVHGPQKVAIILY, encoded by the coding sequence ATGAGTAAAGATCTTATTTTAAACCGCATTAAAGAAGCCAAAGCTAAGCATACCATTAAGGGAGCAAACCCTACTTATAAAAATATCATTAAAGTGGAGTTTGAAGATTTGGTGGAAGAATACAAGCATTTTCAAGTGTTGAATAAAGCTGAAGTCATTGAAAGCGATAAAGAAAATTTAGAGCAAGCGATTTTAAAAGCTTTAGAAAACTTTAAAAGCGAAAAAATCTTACACGCTACGGATTTAGATTTAAATTTTGAAGCGTTTAAGGATTTTACTTTACAACCCTATGATAAAGAAATTGAAGCAATGCGTGAAGAATTGTTTAACATTGACACGGCTTTGTTGCATGGGGCTTGTGGGATTTCAAGCTTGGGCATGATTGGGGCGGTTTCTTCGCATGCAAGCCCACGATTGCTTTCACTCATTACCCTTAATTGCATTATCTTATTGAAAAAAGAATCCATTGTGCGCAATTTAAGCGAAGGCATGCAAGCTTTAAAAAACCAGAGTAAAAACGGCGTCTTACCCACAAACATGCTCCTTATTGGTGGACCTAGCCGGACAGCTGACATTGAATTAAAAACCGTTTTTGGGGTGCATGGGCCTCAAAAAGTCGCTATCATTCTCTATTAA
- a CDS encoding peroxiredoxin: MEKLEAGQLAPNFRLKNSDGVEISLKNLLHKKVVLYFYPKDNTPGCTLEAQDFSALFNEFEKKNAIVVGVSPDNIQSHQKFISQCSLNVILLCDEDKKVANLYKAYGKRMLYGKEHLGIIRSTFIINTQGVLEKCFYNVKAKGHAQKVLESL; the protein is encoded by the coding sequence ATGGAAAAATTAGAAGCTGGGCAGTTAGCCCCCAATTTTAGATTAAAAAACAGCGATGGGGTAGAGATTTCTTTAAAAAATTTGCTCCATAAAAAAGTGGTGTTGTATTTCTACCCTAAAGACAACACACCCGGATGCACATTAGAAGCGCAAGATTTTAGCGCTCTGTTTAATGAGTTTGAAAAGAAAAACGCTATCGTCGTGGGTGTAAGCCCTGATAATATTCAATCGCATCAAAAATTTATCAGCCAATGCTCTTTGAATGTGATCTTGCTCTGCGATGAAGACAAAAAAGTCGCTAATCTCTACAAAGCTTATGGCAAACGCATGCTTTATGGGAAGGAGCATTTGGGGATCATCCGCTCCACTTTCATTATCAACACGCAAGGCGTTTTAGAAAAGTGTTTCTACAATGTCAAAGCGAAAGGTCATGCTCAAAAAGTTTTAGAGAGTTTGTAG
- a CDS encoding LutB/LldF family L-lactate oxidation iron-sulfur protein yields MEKHHSDQEYEEIITDQLGDIQLRENLRSAMDTLRANRKNLIKNRYSEWENLRELGKEVKLKILSRLDEYLELFEKNATKNGFKIHYAKDGDEANEIIYNLAKEKNIKRILKQKSMASEEIGLNHYLKEKGIQAQETDLGELIIQLINEHPVHIVVPAIHKNRKQIGKIFEEKLNAAYEEEPEKLNAIARKHMRKEFESFKMGISGVNFAIANEGAIWLVENEGNGRMSTTACDVHVAICGIEKLVESFDDAAILNNLLAPSAVGVPITCYQNIITGPRKNDDLDGPKEAHVILLDNNRSNILADEKYYRALSCIRCGTCLNHCPVYDKIGGHAYLSTYPGPIGVVVSPQLFGLNNYGHIPNLCSLCGRCSEVCPVEIPLAELIRDLRSDKVGEGRGVVKGAKSTQHSTMEKFSMKMFAKMASDGSKWRFQLKMAQFFSPLGKLLAPILPLVKEWASVRTLPNMDTSLHAKVQHLEGVIYE; encoded by the coding sequence ATGGAAAAACACCACAGCGACCAAGAATACGAAGAAATCATCACCGACCAATTAGGCGATATACAATTAAGGGAAAATTTGCGTTCTGCAATGGATACCTTAAGGGCTAATCGCAAGAATTTGATTAAAAATCGTTACAGCGAATGGGAAAATTTAAGGGAGTTAGGCAAGGAAGTCAAGCTTAAAATCTTATCCAGGCTTGATGAGTATTTGGAATTGTTTGAAAAAAACGCCACCAAAAACGGCTTTAAAATCCATTATGCTAAAGACGGCGATGAAGCTAATGAAATCATTTACAATCTCGCTAAAGAAAAAAACATTAAGCGCATTTTAAAGCAAAAGTCTATGGCGAGCGAAGAAATCGGCTTGAACCATTATCTCAAAGAAAAGGGCATTCAAGCGCAAGAAACAGATTTGGGCGAATTGATTATCCAACTTATCAATGAACACCCTGTGCATATTGTCGTGCCAGCTATCCATAAAAACCGCAAACAAATCGGTAAAATTTTTGAAGAAAAACTCAACGCCGCTTATGAAGAAGAGCCTGAAAAACTTAATGCGATCGCTAGAAAGCACATGCGCAAGGAATTTGAAAGCTTTAAAATGGGGATTAGTGGGGTTAATTTCGCTATCGCTAATGAGGGGGCGATTTGGTTAGTGGAAAATGAAGGCAATGGCAGAATGAGTACCACCGCATGCGATGTGCATGTCGCTATTTGTGGGATTGAAAAATTAGTAGAAAGCTTTGATGATGCAGCGATTTTAAACAATTTGCTCGCTCCAAGCGCTGTGGGTGTACCTATCACTTGCTATCAAAACATTATCACAGGTCCTAGAAAAAACGACGATTTGGACGGTCCTAAAGAAGCCCATGTCATTTTATTAGACAATAACCGCTCCAATATTTTGGCTGATGAAAAGTATTATCGCGCTCTTTCATGCATTCGTTGCGGGACTTGTTTGAACCACTGCCCTGTCTATGATAAAATCGGTGGGCATGCCTATCTTTCCACTTACCCTGGTCCTATAGGCGTGGTGGTATCTCCCCAACTCTTTGGGCTTAATAATTATGGGCATATCCCTAATTTGTGCAGTCTTTGTGGGCGTTGTTCTGAAGTATGCCCCGTAGAAATCCCACTAGCGGAGCTTATTAGAGATTTACGATCGGATAAAGTGGGCGAAGGCAGGGGCGTAGTCAAGGGGGCTAAAAGCACGCAACACAGCACAATGGAAAAATTCTCTATGAAAATGTTCGCTAAAATGGCGAGTGATGGATCTAAATGGCGTTTTCAATTGAAAATGGCTCAATTTTTCTCCCCTTTAGGCAAGCTTTTAGCTCCCATACTGCCTTTAGTCAAAGAGTGGGCTAGTGTGAGAACCTTACCCAATATGGACACAAGCTTGCATGCAAAAGTCCAACATTTAGAAGGGGTGATCTATGAGTAA